Proteins encoded within one genomic window of Candidatus Krumholzibacteriia bacterium:
- the hoxU gene encoding bidirectional hydrogenase complex protein HoxU yields MNEHENVVTLTIDDQPIGAHGEQSVLEVARENGIDIPTLCHLDGLGPIGACRLCMIEIEGDSRLHPACVTKVEEGQVIHTDTKRVQAHRRSIVEMLFAERNHVCAVCVSNGHCELQNLAQDMGITYVSIPYLHPDLDVDASHPRFSLDHNRCVLCTRCVRVCDEIEGAHTWDVMGRGVEARVITDMGTPWGVSETCTSCGKCVHVCPTGALVEKGHSVAEMHKERQFLPYLTIMRERR; encoded by the coding sequence ATGAACGAGCACGAGAACGTCGTCACCCTGACCATCGACGACCAACCGATCGGTGCCCACGGCGAGCAGTCGGTGCTCGAAGTCGCGCGCGAGAACGGGATCGACATTCCCACCCTGTGCCACCTCGACGGCCTCGGACCCATCGGCGCCTGCCGGCTGTGCATGATCGAGATCGAGGGCGACTCCCGCCTGCACCCGGCCTGCGTGACCAAGGTCGAGGAGGGCCAGGTCATCCACACGGACACGAAGCGCGTGCAGGCCCACCGGCGCTCGATCGTCGAGATGCTGTTCGCCGAGCGCAACCACGTGTGCGCGGTCTGCGTCTCGAACGGCCACTGCGAGCTGCAGAACCTGGCGCAGGACATGGGCATCACCTACGTGAGCATCCCCTATCTGCACCCCGACCTCGACGTCGACGCCTCGCATCCGCGCTTCAGCCTCGACCACAACCGCTGCGTGCTGTGCACCCGCTGCGTGCGCGTGTGCGACGAGATCGAGGGCGCGCACACCTGGGACGTCATGGGCCGCGGTGTCGAAGCCCGGGTGATCACCGACATGGGCACGCCCTGGGGCGTATCGGAGACCTGCACCTCGTGCGGCAAGTGCGTGCACGTGTGCCCCACCGGCGCCCTGGTCGAAAAGGGTCACTCGGTGGCCGAGATGCACAAGGAGCGCCAGTTCCTCCCCTACCTCACGATCATGAGGGAGCGACGATGA
- a CDS encoding NADP oxidoreductase: MSTTDGRKRLATIWLDGCSGCHMSFLDMDEALVDVAAMADVVYGPLVDTKEFPADVDVTLVEGGVSSEEDLEKIKTVRSRTKVLAALGDCAVTANVSGLRNQFPVDRVIERAYHENADDGEGPQTDVPRLEVWSKPLHAHVTVDLWIPGCPPSAQTIQFAVTELLQDRIPDLSEHTRFGA, from the coding sequence ATGAGCACCACGGACGGACGCAAGCGCCTGGCCACGATCTGGCTCGACGGCTGCTCGGGTTGCCACATGTCCTTCCTCGACATGGACGAGGCCCTGGTCGACGTCGCCGCGATGGCCGACGTGGTCTACGGACCGCTGGTCGACACCAAGGAGTTCCCGGCCGACGTCGACGTCACGCTGGTCGAGGGCGGTGTGAGCAGCGAGGAGGACCTCGAGAAGATCAAGACGGTTCGCAGCCGCACGAAGGTCCTCGCAGCACTCGGTGACTGCGCGGTCACCGCGAACGTCAGCGGCCTGCGCAACCAGTTCCCCGTGGACCGCGTGATCGAGCGCGCCTACCACGAGAACGCCGACGACGGAGAGGGCCCACAGACCGACGTCCCCCGTCTCGAGGTCTGGTCGAAGCCGTTGCACGCCCACGTGACCGTCGACCTCTGGATCCCGGGATGCCCTCCGTCGGCCCAGACGATCCAGTTCGCCGTCACCGAGCTCCTGCAGGATCGCATTCCCGACCTCAGCGAACACACGCGCTTCGGCGCCTGA